A portion of the Rhinolophus sinicus isolate RSC01 linkage group LG03, ASM3656204v1, whole genome shotgun sequence genome contains these proteins:
- the FTMT gene encoding ferritin, mitochondrial: MLSCFLFLSKHISTSLVSLRSARGGFTLRPRPSGPWPTATRRLLSAAASSRDSAGSSSAPSRVRQNFHPETEAAINRQINLELYASYVYLSMAYYFSRDDVALNNFARYFLRQSREETQHAEKLMRLQNQRGGRICLQDIKKPRRDNWESGLNAMKCALLLEKNVNHSLLELHTLASAKGDPHLCDFLETHYLNEQVKSIKELGDHLHNLIKMGAPDCGLAEYLFDKHTLGNENNQN; the protein is encoded by the coding sequence ATGCTGTCCTGCTTCTTGTTCCTCTCCAAGCATATCAGCACTTCGCTGGTGTCCCTGCGCAGCGCACGTGGTGGCTTCACGCTCCGGCCGCGCCCCTCAGGCCCCTGGCCCACCGCCACACGCCGCCTGTTGTCCGCTGCCGCCTCCTCCAGGGACTCAGCTGGGtcctcctctgccccttcccGGGTGCGCCAGAACTTCCACCCAGAGACGGAGGCAGCCATCAACCGTCAGATCAACCTCGAGCTCTATGCGTCCTACGTGTACTTGTCCATGGCCTACTACTTCTCCCGAGATGACGTGGCCTTGAACAACTTCGCTAGGTATTTCCTTCGCCAGTCCCGGGAGGAGACCCAACACGCGGAGAAGCTGATGAGGCTGCAGAACCAGCGGGGAGGCAGGATCTGCCTGCAGGATATCAAGAAACCCCGCCGGGACAACTGGGAAAGTGGTCTGAATGCCATGAAATGTGCTCTGCTCTTGGAAAAGAATGTGAACCACTCATTGCTGGAATTGCACACTCTGGCCTCAGCCAAAGGTGACCCCCATTTGTGCGACTTCCTGGAAACCCACTATCTAAATGAGCAGGTGAAGTCTATCAAAGAACTGGGTGACCACCTGCACAACTTGATTAAGATGGGGGCCCCGGATTGTGGCCTGGCAGAGTACCTT